The Alicyclobacillus macrosporangiidus CPP55 genome segment CGAGCAGCCACGAGACCCCATACGGCAGAAAGGGGCGGCCGCCGAACAGCATCACCAACATCTGCAGGACGAGGGGAAACGTCAGGATCGCGGAGAACCAGAACTTGGCCAGGTCTCTGCGGTACGCCTGAGTCTTGCGCTGTTCGTCAGCCCTGTCCGCCGCCTCGGCGGCCAGCGTTGCACCGTATCCCGCCTTTTCGATGGCCCGGATGAGGTCATGCTCATCGATCACGCCGGGGACATAGGTCACGTGCGCCCGCTCCGATGCCAGGTTGACGTGGACCGACCGAACGGCGTCCAGTCGCCCGACGACTTTCTCAATGCGCGCAGCGCAGGCGGCGCACGTCATGCCTGTGATGTTCAGGTCCAGCTCCCGCACCGGAACCGAGTAACCCGTCTTTTCAATCCTTGCGACGACTTCCGTCCAAGGCGTCGATGCGTCGAGGACCACACGGGCCCGCTCCGACGCCAGATTGACGTTCACCTGCTGGACGCCGGGCAACTTCGCGACGTTCTTCTCAATCCGGGCGGCGCAGGCGGCGCACGTCATCCCCTCGACGGGCAGCGTGATCTCTTTCACTTCACCCATGCGCTCACCTCCCGCATCCGTTCAGGAACGGGTGAATTGGCGGATGACGTCCATCAGTTCATCAATCTTTTCATCGCCCTGGTCTCGGTTGGCCAGGGCGACCGCTACGCACCCACGGGTGTGGGATTCGAGAATGGTGAGTCCGACCTGATGCAGAGCGCTCTTGATGGCTGAGATCTGCACCAAGATGTCCACACAATAACGGTCTTCTTCGATCATCCTCTGGATGCCGCGCACTTGACCTTCAATGCGCCGCAGACGGCGTAAGAGGTCGTCCTTGTGTGGGGTGTAGCTGTGTCCGGTGTGATCGGGGCACATGGGTCAACCCTCGCCTTCGTACTCTCTACGAACACCATACCCCCGTATCGTATCGATGTCAATATCCGCTCACGCATAGAGTGCCCAAAT includes the following:
- a CDS encoding metal-sensitive transcriptional regulator, yielding MCPDHTGHSYTPHKDDLLRRLRRIEGQVRGIQRMIEEDRYCVDILVQISAIKSALHQVGLTILESHTRGCVAVALANRDQGDEKIDELMDVIRQFTRS